One part of the Solanum dulcamara chromosome 8, daSolDulc1.2, whole genome shotgun sequence genome encodes these proteins:
- the LOC129899179 gene encoding hydroxyacylglutathione hydrolase cytoplasmic, translating into MKVLHIPSLEDNYSYIIIDETTKEAAVVDPVEPHKVLRVAQENEVDLKFVLTTHHHWDHAGGNDKIKQLVPGIKVYGGSVDNVRGCTDKVENGDRVSLGADISILSLHTPAHTKGHISYYVTDKEGEDPAVFTGDTLFIAGCGKFFEGTAEQMYQSLCVTLGSLPKPTRVYCGHEYTVKNLQFALTVEPDNAKIAQKLAWAERQRRVGLPTIPSTIQEEFESNPFMRVDLPEVQDKVGCKSPVEALREIRQRKDNWKG; encoded by the exons ATGAAAGTTCTTCACATCCCAAGCTTAGAAGATAACTATTCCTATAT TATCATCGATGAAACTACTAAGGAAGCTGCGGTGGTAGATCCCGTCGAGCCGCATAAGGTCCTCAGAGTTGCTCAAGAGAACGAAGTTGACCTCAAGTTTGTTCTCACCACTCATCACCACTG GGATCATGCTGGAggaaatgataaaataaaacagCTCGTTCCTGGAATAAAAGTTTATGGTGGATCAGTTGATAATGTGAGGGGTTGTACAGATAAAGTTGAAAATGGTGACAGGGTATCCCTTGGTGCTGACATCAGCATATTATCTCTTCACACACCAGC CCACACTAAAGGTCATATAAGCTACTATGTTACTGACAAAGAGGGAGAGGATCCTGCTGTTTTTACTGGGGATACATTG TTTATTGCTGGTTGTGGTAAGTTTTTTGAAGGCACTGCAGAACAAATGTATCAATCACTGTGTGTGACACTAGGTTCTTTGCCAAAGCCAACTCGGGTATATTGTGGTCATGAG TATACAGTAAAAAATTTGCAGTTTGCATTAACAGTTGAACCTGACAATGCCAAAATTGCACAAAAGTTGGCATGGGCTGAGCGGCAGAGAAGAGTAGGCCTTCCAACTATTCCATCGACCATTcaggaagaatttgagagtaaCCCATTCATGCGGGTTGATCTTCCAGAGGTTCAG GATAAAGTGGGGTGCAAGTCTCCTGTTGAAGCCTTGCGTGAAATCAGGCAACGAAAGGATAATTGGAAGGGCTGA